In Phyllopteryx taeniolatus isolate TA_2022b chromosome 22, UOR_Ptae_1.2, whole genome shotgun sequence, the DNA window TCATAAGCATGAGCCGATCCACAGACTTCCTTGTACAGTGCGGTATAAGGAAGTCTGTCGGCGTTTTCAGTGCCCTAAAACACGGTTTGTGTGTGGAATGTGGgtgggaaaaaacaaatatagtacatatagctttaaaaaaaaacacacacacacacacacccgtgcTGGTGTGGACATGTATTATCGTCCTTATTTTATGGAAATTCCAGCGTCCAGAAGCTAAACTGGGGTACCTGCTCGGCTGACAGCGAAACAAGTGGGCGCTTACTAACTAAAATAATTGGTTGGCTTGCGAGTGGGCGGGCTCAAACGGAAGTATTTCAAGAGCGGTGGTGGTGTTTATACTTTCGGTTTAGTTCGAGCCTTCGAGAAGGAACAGCATTTGTCTGAGTCAAAAAACGACGGCGAATTTCGATCGATCGTCGTCTCAAACATGAAATTCGTGACAATTTGGGTTATTCTGGCGGCTTTTTCCTGGACCGCGTACTCCAAGTTCCGTAAGTATGAGATTcaacatcatttttttaaagatatttttattttatttttattactaggACTACAAAATGCAACAAACTGTGTAAAAACCGATTTGACTGCAATACAAATGACCTCCAAAAAATTTCGAGCATAAATTGGGTGACTGCTGTCGACTTAGTTCAGTTTCGATTTCTTATAACTGTTAACTGCAGTAACTCCACCCTCCACAGACAGGAGTGGCGGGGACTATttacaaatacttcattactgttttttacttgagtatatgAACTCTGATGAACTTTCTGTTTCCGAAGGTATATTTGGCCCAAACACAACATTACTCATTGCCAAAATAacagtttttcttcagctggcaCTAGgaaaggtggagggaattatgaacagttaaaaaaaaataataataataataattaaaaaaaaacacaaaactgtcTCAACttaatttggggttaatcagaggcactttaaatgttggTTGGTGTGAGCTGATTCCTATTGaacataagtttgaatgtgattggttaattctgaacactgGTTTGTCATCTAGAATCCCCAACGGTGCATGTATACAGCCACCTGCCGGGGCAGTTCGGGATGACGAACACCCTGATCTGTCACGTGAGTCAGTTCCACCCCCCTGACATCACCGTCAAGTTGTTCAAGAATGGACAGGAGGTCCCGGGCGCCTTCGAGAGCGACTTGAGCTTCGAAAAAAACTGGCACTTCCATCTGACCAAGCACGTGGCGTTCACACCCACGAGGGACGACAAATACTTGTGCCAAGTCACTCATGCGTCGAGTCTTCCCAACAATTTCGACTGGGGTGAGAAAAGTGCAAAATTTATCACAGCGGAACCGCCAAAGTCAAATCCTGTTCATCGTCCATTTTATGCAGAGCATAATACGCAGTCGGCTGAAAAAAAGTGATCTCATCTACATTTACCTTCGAGTATCGCCATTGTCGTATctgagcattttattttatttttttcgagCGCAagtacagatgtacagtatcagTGCATTGATACAatacattgaatttttttttcttacagagGCCAACATGTGAGCAGGTGCCAGGGAAGCAATTCTATCACAATTCAGCCAGAGCGCCAGAATCATGGATTTCCCACTGCATTCATCAATCTCTCACATCTTCTTCCGCATTCAAAGTGACACGAACAGCTTCAGCTTCCGCTGCTGTATCTTCAATAAACTAAATCACACAAAATGCTTTCTCAGTCATTACTTCATCCTTGAGCTAAACTCACAATCAGTCATTTAAGGGTTAATATCACTCTGAAGTTATAGTAATCAAGGCTTTGCGTTCTGTTCTTTGTACTTGTATCAGCTTTGTGCAACAATGAGGTTTGTTTGTCCTTAATATGTGTTTTGTTGAAACATGTTGAAATATCTTGCCTAATAAAATTCTCTGGTGCTTACATGTTTACTCACACTCACGATCATTTGTTGCTGAAATTTGGCAGTGGACACTTAATGTAATATAAAAGGCCTATTTTTTAGGAGTGGAAAGTTCggcaatttgtttttaaatgtaggaTTAAAGGTCAAAGGTCATCCCTTGAAGATGTCGACTCCAATCTTCAAATGTAGGATTACAGGTAAAAAGACACTGGAAAAAGTACTGATAAATGGACAAGCTACTAGTTACTTACTTCGCACCACTTTAGCTAATTTGCGGTTGGCAAAGTGACATCTGATTTCAAATATTAGCAAAATAGTGATTTTAGCGAATTTGTGGTTAACTAAGGAGTGGAAGTACAAAAAAAtcggttttcaaatgtaggagtAAAGgtaaaaaagtcatcagaaaaagtGCAGATGActtaaaaatcaaaatgttttttttttaattaaatatgtcTACGTCATTATAATAAGCAGTTAACTGATTTGTCGGTCGGATGGGGCAAACAACGATTTAGGAGTTAAAGGTCAAAACAAACACGTCAAGTTGGACGTTACAGGctgaataaaacaatatttttgtggcTGGTGGAACCGAGCACGtagaaaatgtcataaaaaataaatctgcagcATCTCCACTTCCGCGTATTTCCAAATCCGGTTTTGCACTGGTGCGGTCATAATGCTGTTTTGTTGACCGAAGTGCGCCGGCGTGTGGGCGGTGTTCAAGTCAACCTTTGCACCGCCCGCGTGGCACACCGATGACGGTATGTCTAGAAACCTTTGTTGGCATGTTACTTTCGTTTAACGTGATTtagttttgagtcaaaataacGAAGAAAGTGAGTTTAAAGTGATGAATACACGCCTCTACTTGACCGCGTTCGTTTTTGTGTGCCTCTTGGGCTCTTCGGTGACCAAAGAATGTAAGTAGTTATTTGTACATTTCGAAATGTGAAGTTGCACAATGTTGTTCGGTAAATGTATTCttctaaaaagtacattttcattcatttttctttataAACAATGTTGGGTCTTGCATGCATGGAAATTCTCTCTGGGGTTTTTCGCTGTACAATTTcttatgtcaaaataaaacgtgTTGTTTCAGTgtgtatctgtatttttttttaatgttgataTTTCTTTTAGTTATATCGTGATAATGCCAATAATTGTGATCATATTAGCCATGATAATCCTGGTGTGAATTTTCTTAGCTTCTCATTATAATTGAGCTGTGAACATTCAGGGTGAACCTAAAAATGCACTTGAACCTTTACTGgtaaagttattaaaacattAGAATACAGATGTCGAACTGTTCAACATTTGAGTACTTTTTACACAACTTGCTAACAAGGAGCTAAACAACAAAATTACattctttctgtgactcttcctgTCTCTCTGATTTCTGTTGCAACCATTTCATGACACTTtcagctcagtggccacttccctttgaacaaagaaatacagaaagactggaagagtcacagaaaggcaccgATACCCATCCATGGAAATATATtgattgtgatttttatttatttttttatagccCCACCAATTGTTCAGGTGTACAGTCGGACAACGGGAGTGTTGGGCAAAGCCAACGTCCTCCTGTGCCACGTGAGCAACTTCCACCCGCCACTGATCAAAGTGGACCTGCAGAGAAATGGCGCCGTGATCCAGAAGGCCAATCAGACAGAGATGGTCTTCCTGGAGGACTGGGACTACTGTCTGACCAAATATGTGCCCTTCATTCCCCAAAGTGGAGAGGAGTACACCTGCCTGGTGACTCACATGGGGATTACCAGGAGGTTTTCTTGGGGTAGGTTTGCATCTTCAGGCACACGAACCTCCGTAGCATGAGACGATAATAATTGTTTCGATTATTACGGAATCTAATCTTGAACTGCACTGACTCGACGGCAACAATGTAACTTGATCATTTTGTCGTTTACTGTCGGGTATAACTGCAGAGCTGTTCCTAATCAGAACTGCAgctaacgattattttgatcattgaTTCATCTGTTGatagtgtttttctttcaactaatcgatgaatcggatttaaaaaaaaataaaaaattacatccatttattgaaaaacgacaatattttaaattggtagtgcagaaaatgtacaaactttcattgattattattcagttactggtttgggcCGTAActtcagaaaatgggcaaaaaatgttgatcattgttttcacaAAGTAAAACCAAATATtggtaaatgtcttattttgatgaaacacaaagtcTGCTTTATttgaggactacagaaatatgATAATATTTACTAGCAATTTTAAGTCTTGAAATGATTAATCAACGATCAAAATGGTTGTTGATTACTTTGCTCATCGATTAGTTGTTGGAAAGATTATTTTCCCctacaaaaatgggaaataaaaaatattttgcagttcCATTTGAAAGGAgacatccattttcattttcacaatttaaaatagtcACAAGTAGAATTGTCCCGAGCCAAACAGCCTTGAAAGTTAAAGAGACACTGTTGTTAACagtattattatcttttttttatgcagAACCGGATATGTAACATTTTCCCGCTCCCTTGTTTTGGGTAGGTACTGGTTTCCTTTTcgagaacatgaaaacaaatctttttttttttttttttgtgttctcttTGTTCTACTTGTACTgaagtttttagtttttaatccTTTGTTTTCCACAGGTCAACTCTGTCTTGAGATGAAGaatctaataataaaaaaaaaaaagtaaaaataatgattttggCACTGGTGCAAATACGCTCGGTGGATAAAACTGAGCAGAACAACACAAGTGACGTGGGATCCTGCTTCGACCGGTTGTGTTGACGGAGAACAATAAAGAATAGACGGTGGAATGTGGAATAGGACTCGAGTGGACGTAATATGACACCCAGTGTACAGTAAATGTCTCATAAACCGTCATTAATGTTGGCCAGTGGAGGGAAGAAAAACTACTGCAACTCAGGAAAAGGTTTGAAGAGATCATGTTTATTGCGCAAATATATTGCACCAGTTGTTGTATAATCGCACTACAGTAGTAAAAGAGTATGTGTCAAAGTTCAAGTGGAAATATTTGCACTACCTTTAACTCCAAACGTGCCTCAAAAGCTATTGATCTGCTGGAGAATTGTTGTTAACGATCACAACAGTCTATGATACATATGATGCTTCGAAAGAGTAAATTTCGCATGTCATTTCTGCGTGAGAATTGCATCTTGGCTTGGTTTCTCACATCCATACTTAAACATTGGGGATTGATTTTCATTCAACATGTGCATGGGTTTATCATTcgacttttggggggggggggggggggtttcacagtgcatgatatgctgctgcctattcaaataaaatacattttgcatcatgacaattttatttttttttaaacaatgggTCCTAAGGAAGTGAATAATGAGAAGAAGGagctgatgatgtcatttaaattaaaatgtgaaattatggATAAACATGAGTTTGGTGTGCATATCGACTTGGTGAAGATGTACGAGCGTAGTACTTCTAGGTTTGTCGACAAAAGCTTTGACgatgttaaaatcatttttgtagTGGACCCTCTGTCCATGAAAAGATGGAGAAGCTGCTGAAAGTTTGgcgaaaatggcaaaaaaaaaagaagctgaaTATTAAgttctgaaatgtgtttttatgcagAACAATACTGTATAGTGCTTTTTTCTGACTAAAAACAGGTTACAACAAAAATTGTCActtgttttgggggggctggaacagatgaactGAATTTGTATTAATTTCATTGGGGCAAATTCATTTGAGATACGAATGATtgaagttacgagcatggtcacggagcGAATTTATCTCGTAAATCAACGTACAGTATGTCGAAGTTGGGTGAGGCCATAACCttgtctaaataaaaaaatatatgctttgCAGCCATCTTGTGATAGAGATTTCAAacaattccaaattgtttttgcaatCCGAGGGGAGGGTCGTCTCCTGTTTGCGAATTTGTACATTGTTTACAACGGAAGCCGCGAGGGCGGCCACCCGGAAAAGGTTCACGCATTGTCGCTGCATGTCGACACACGTCTGCGTGTCTGCGTTGTAGGGAGTTTCCACACTTTCGCCACTCGCAAAGTTTTCTTGCTCCGCTTCGTGGCCGTTATCAGCGCAGACGGTCTAAAATGGACCCAAACGCGTTTCTCTACAACGTCCCCCCGATGCTCATTGAACGATTTTGTGAAATCATGGACACTGGATGTCAACGCTATGGATGGCGCGGACTAGGTGAGTGTTTATTGATTTTTACCCTTGAATTCGACGTCTTAACATTCGCTTCGGTGGCCAAAGTTTAAGTTTgcatgaatggaaaaaaaaaataaaataaaaattaattggcccatttgaaatgaaactgcGGACAACCAAAATgaattacaatattttattatttattttgtatattttatgaattaCAATAGTTGTATTATTAATAGTTATTATTACTATGACCATTCTCATTATTGTCAGAAGTGATACATATTAACGTTACAGTACAACATTATATTTATATGCATAGAGAATAtagacaacaataacaacatttatatttaatatgtatttttacataaaaattaCCTAAGAGTCAGAGCTTTGTTGTGTTCAGGGGAAATACACATGGAACGGTATCAAAACAAATATCGATTGCATTGTTGTTAAAATTGAAATTAGTGGAAGTAGTTGTCATCGTGATGGATACATGTATTATAAATAACAGGAAGTATTCCTCCTTGTTACTTCTGCTTATTGTTTTAAATCGGGGAAATTCTTTGCATTATTAATATAAAAAGGCACTAAGTAACTTTCCCCCTGTAATAGTTAACTACTATAacgacctgcgattggctggcgacgtgTTCATGGTGTACACGCCACTTGCTCATAGTCAATTGGGGAAAGCTCCAGCAGACCTTTGACCCTCTTGAGaaaaagtggtatggaaaatggatgatttaAAATACTATAATGACTATAATTAACTATAACAATGGATGTTTATGTTTCGTTTTCTAATGCTACTGCCAAAGGGAAGAACATCAATGACACTGGTCGAAAGATAGACCTTTGTGGGACACCATAACTATTGTTTCCCGGCTTTCGTCGTCATtctattttaattgtttatgtATTCAATATATCTTAAAAGTTTATTTTGAGTTTGAAGTTGCGATAGGTCTGGTAAATTGAGTGGATGATAATCATTTGTCTTTCTGCGACAGCCGCCCGAATCGTTCCGAGCTTTACGGAGGTTCGCTTGTACGAGCGCATGGAGGCAGGAGGTCGCAGTCCCACCAAGGAGCTGCTGTGGTCGTGGGCCCAGCAGAACCCGCGAGTACAGGACCTGCTCAAAGTACTGCAGGACATGGGCCACTATAGGGCTATGCAGCTCTTTCAGGGCCAATTTCATGCAGTTAAAGGTACTGTAAGCACGACTTAACACAGAGAAAAATCCTTGTTTTTATGTACACTATTTCCCAAGTTTAACCAATGACTGTAGTAGTGACTATATTTCAGAGACACCTTTGCCCCTTACAAATAAATGTGAACCCACAGGACATGTGTCAACAGCTAATATGAAGGTAATGATGACCATTGCGATAATGATGCAACCAGCAAAAACAGGGCTTTAagcgtgttttttttgttctttttttctaaaaggAGTCCATCCAATTTGGGACGAATCATTCTCATGAAACAATAAGTCTGAGTGAGTAAATAGAACATTTGAAAGGAGGCAGCTGCACGTATGCGGGATTTCTCTGAGGAAatcagtttgtttgtgttttccagGAAAACCCCAGCCGCCAATCAGTTTGCGGGACATCCAAGAGGGAACCAAAGATTTTCACCCCGAAATGAGAATTTCAGAAGGCTGCTTCTCTGACGTCTACCTGGCACGGACGGGAGGAGAAATGTTTGCGGTGAAGCTTTTCAAACAGGTTACTGGCCGTCTCACTGACATTTGAACTGATTTTTATAATGTGAGACCCCACAAATGGACAAAGGACACAAATTATCTTTTGAcaaatacttttgaaaaaatCTTTCATCAGTTGGAATTTTTGTAAAATCTCACAAAATCAAGCAGTTCACGCCGCAATAACCACAGAAAAAGCACAGGAAATCCTGCAGGGAAATAATcatgtgattttaaaaatgtatttatttatttatgtatttcctCTCACCCACAAATGACTCCGTTCATTGGACAAACATCATAGGCTTATCAGAAGTGAAAGTCAGTCATGCGGCAGTTTCAGTCTGGATTGAATATCTTTATCATTCTCTGTAGGTAAATAATGTCTCCTGGAAGAAACTGTGGGATATTTtccaaaaagaaatggaaattcACCGATTGTACGTGCTTCTTGTTATCGGTAAaaccatttgttgttgttgacataCCTTCTATTGTAGTGATTATGCAGCACGGTGATGTGTTGCAGGTGCCGACATCCAAACATTTTAGAGTTGTTGGGCTGCTTTTCGAATGAGAGGCGCTACTGTCTGGTCTATCCTTACATGCCAAAAGGATCACTCTTTCATAGACTCCATCATCAGGTGTGTGCGGCTTTTCAAAAATGAGTTTGTTCAAAGACGTCTTAACCTTTATTGAGGATTCATTTGTAAATATGAATGTCTCTACAGAACACTCTGCCCCCTTTGTCCTGGCATGAACGTCTCGCCATTATAAAGGGGATCGCAAAGGCCTTACATCACCTCCATACGTCCCAACCATGTGCAGTCGTCTGCGGGAATCTGTCCAGGTACGAATACATTCGGACTTAAAGGACACATTTGATGCAGTGATGCAATCACTTTTGACATCCACTTGTCACTAGATACAAAAGATTTTAATTTTTCTATTGACACTTGATGGATGAGCAGGCACTCCGTacacccaactatttgtatacaagtaaTTAAAAATTACTTGAAATTCAAATGGCTTCTTCGCACAGTTCCAACGTACTCCTGGACGACGTCTTGCAACCCAAACTGTCCGATTTCGGCTTGGCCCGACTCCGTCCTCATTCGGTCAACCGTCATTACACCATCACCCTGGATGTGGGTTCCCACGGCAACCCGGAGTACCTCCCTGAGGAGTACCTCCGAAGTGGCAAACTCTCCACCAGCctggatgttttcagcttcggAACGGTAACGTAACTAATCAACTTTCTCactgaatgaaatgtgttttttttttttggttgttgttgttgccattaCTACGAATGAGTCTATTGaatcaaaatggtaaaaatcaTCCCAGCATGCATCACCTTCATTTCCTCTTTTCATATCAATACAATACCACGTTTCACAGTCCACTGACTTGCCCAGTATAAActtcttcttttactttggTTTCAAgtgtcaagtgtttttttttttatttttattttttttaaaaccaacaGTCTGAAACTGCAGTAAATGATGCTGTGAAAAGTGTACATTTCCAAGACGCTGTTGAGCAAAGTGACAGTCACTCaaactgtttgtgttttttgtttgtttgtttgtttgttttttaaatgcacactaGCCAATCTTAGTCATTATTAACAATTAGGTATGCACCAATACCACTTTGACTGCAATTACTTGCATACATTTGAGTGCTGGCTGATACCAaatattaatactttttattttaaccaagtattgttcaaaaacacaaccCCTTTCTTGAACATGGCACAAGTTTCACTCCAATAAAACACTGATATAAGTACGAGTGCAGACGCACAGTACCCACACATCTCTATTACATTATGCATTTTTGGGATGAACAGTTTGTATAGttaaaatgtttgtgtgcaGCGCCTCACAAGTGACTACACCCCTCATATTTCAGCAATGTTTGCCCTCAGGTTGTCATGGAAACGGTGACGGGACGTAAAGTCGTAGAGCAGCTGCCGAAACATACGCTGCTGGTGAGTGAGGACGACAGCGGAAAACGGGAACAGTCTGGCTCTACACTTCCTATGAAATTGCATAACGTAACATACGCTTAAACCGGTTTTTAACCAATGGGAGTACATTAgtgagtacagttcagttgtatttcactttaagGTAGAATACATTGAATCTTttagaattgtttgttttccagcaTTTCGGTAACATTTTTATATAACTTATGTGCAATatgtgaataaataataaataagtaaaataattacTGCACACTGTTGCTTTAACTTGAAATAATCCCCCATAACGaccccaataaataaataatttattatctATTCATTATGATTTCTAATTTGTTGTTGACGTCTCCTTTTAACAGAGGGATTTGCTCACCTCCGAAGCGGAGGACAGCGGCAGCGTGGACTCCTGCCTGCAGTTTTTGGACGCGTCGGCCGGTCGATGGCCGACGTCTTTGGCGCGCAGTCTTCTGGAACTTTCCTTGCAATGTGTCACAAGTCACCATTCCAGACCCAGCATGGAGAATGTAagggattctcaaagtgtggtccaAGTAGCAATAATTGTAtctgggctccctctagtggtatgtgaaagaatcccTGCCTAAGTACTGttcagctgtatttaacttttaagttcaatacatttgtatttagtcTTTTAgagctgtttgttttaaatgatttttaggtatgattttttttttttttacttttatgtgtatagtaatgcattttaattaaaccattaaagtacttttttttaaattttctatagTTAAGTGCAGTTCAAATTATAATTTTACATGTGGTTAAACTTTTTTATCAGGCagtagaatgtttttttgtttttttgttgttgtttttttacttttcatcctGATTTAATTTGTTACTTTTAAACTCGCAcagtttaaatatatatttttaatgaagaaGGTTCGTTTGAATTCAACAtttaagtgcaatacatttgcattgaatctttAAGAACGGTTTGATTATAAACATATTTTGGgggacaatttttttatttaacttttatttgcaacacattttaatcgaTTCATTCACAGGTACAGTTTTTATTTCCCTATATTGAAGCACAGTCTTCATGTTCATGCGATGCATAATTGGACAGTGGTTTGCGATAaggttaaaaacactttttagggATAAAACCtgcctcttttttgatgaacacttaggcctactacgctactgaatttgaatgttggtcattttttgtagtattttttgaggtgtaCAAAGTTTATATGCATAGAGAATATAGACAAATATAGAGAATATAGTTTTGAGGTGTACAAAGTTTAAGAACCGCTGATCTAGTGTGAGTAAACCGTAAGGTGTTTCGATATAATATTGTCAAATCTTTTCATTCTTTTAGGTGCTCCAGGCATTGAGCCAACCGCTTCCACCACCCAGCTTCTCCTCTTTGGACCGCCCTCACAGCCTGGATGACAGCGCCCCAACTCACATCCAGCACGGCCCCTCACCCAGCATCCCCGTGGAGCACGACGAACATCGAAGCCTGCCCGGCTCTCCGGCGCGGCCCTGCGAATGCAGCCAGTCAGAGGTGACGTACAGAATCGTC includes these proteins:
- the LOC133471825 gene encoding beta-2-microglobulin-like codes for the protein MKFVTIWVILAAFSWTAYSKFQSPTVHVYSHLPGQFGMTNTLICHVSQFHPPDITVKLFKNGQEVPGAFESDLSFEKNWHFHLTKHVAFTPTRDDKYLCQVTHASSLPNNFDWEANM
- the LOC133471824 gene encoding beta-2-microglobulin-like, translated to MNTRLYLTAFVFVCLLGSSVTKESPPIVQVYSRTTGVLGKANVLLCHVSNFHPPLIKVDLQRNGAVIQKANQTEMVFLEDWDYCLTKYVPFIPQSGEEYTCLVTHMGITRRFSWEPDM
- the irak3 gene encoding interleukin-1 receptor-associated kinase 3; its protein translation is MDPNAFLYNVPPMLIERFCEIMDTGCQRYGWRGLAARIVPSFTEVRLYERMEAGGRSPTKELLWSWAQQNPRVQDLLKVLQDMGHYRAMQLFQGQFHAVKETPLPLTNKCEPTGHVSTANMKESIQFGTNHSHETISLRKPQPPISLRDIQEGTKDFHPEMRISEGCFSDVYLARTGGEMFAVKLFKQVNNVSWKKLWDIFQKEMEIHRLCRHPNILELLGCFSNERRYCLVYPYMPKGSLFHRLHHQNTLPPLSWHERLAIIKGIAKALHHLHTSQPCAVVCGNLSSSNVLLDDVLQPKLSDFGLARLRPHSVNRHYTITLDVGSHGNPEYLPEEYLRSGKLSTSLDVFSFGTVVMETVTGRKVVEQLPKHTLLRDLLTSEAEDSGSVDSCLQFLDASAGRWPTSLARSLLELSLQCVTSHHSRPSMENVLQALSQPLPPPSFSSLDRPHSLDDSAPTHIQHGPSPSIPVEHDEHRSLPGSPARPCECSQSEVTYRIVTEAENVQAKVDGDLLYKSWPVQCSCQAETGGLSCEDCRANGFSSTSPDLAD